The following coding sequences lie in one Aureimonas sp. AU20 genomic window:
- a CDS encoding RES family NAD+ phosphorylase, translated as MTPQVLDRTLTSYRIGDPAGAYPIFDATGSTIAPGRWNTPGSPLIYTSEHFATALLEKLVHGSGRLPPNQHFIEVTLPRGLSYEIVSTPALPGWDTMPAGVSKDFGERWCMERRSALLLVPSVVARPERNILINPAHPEFALIQASLHEPVFWDRRLFGV; from the coding sequence TTGACCCCTCAGGTTCTGGACAGAACACTGACGAGCTACCGCATCGGCGATCCCGCCGGTGCCTATCCCATCTTCGATGCCACCGGCTCGACGATCGCGCCCGGCCGATGGAACACGCCGGGCAGCCCGCTGATCTACACGAGCGAGCATTTCGCCACGGCGCTTCTGGAAAAGCTGGTGCATGGCAGCGGGCGCCTGCCGCCGAACCAGCATTTCATCGAGGTGACGCTGCCGCGCGGCCTCAGCTACGAGATCGTCTCGACGCCCGCCCTGCCCGGCTGGGACACGATGCCGGCCGGGGTCAGCAAGGATTTCGGCGAGCGATGGTGCATGGAGCGGCGCAGCGCGCTTCTTCTCGTGCCGAGCGTCGTCGCCCGGCCCGAGCGCAACATCCTCATCAACCCCGCCCATCCCGAGTTCGCGCTGATCCAGGCGAGCCTGCACGAGCCCGTCTTCTGGGACCGGCGATTGTTCGGGGTCTGA